ACCCATCCCGTTCCTGACGGCCTTGTCCTGCTTGATACGTGCGAACCGCCCTCGCCCTCCGCGTCCGCGCTTGAACGCGTGGAGGCGCTCTGGGCCGAGGCCCTGGCCCGCACCCCTGGGCTCTTCAACGGCCGCCTGTTCAGCCTGGTGGACCTCGACGGCGCCCGCGCCCTGGGCTTCATGGCCCAGTACAAGTGGTACGTGGCCCAGCTGGCCGAGCCCTCCCTCTACGAAGAGCTGCGGGTGCGCTCCCTGGCCGTGAGCGGCCTGGTGAACGTGCGCGGGCACCTGGTGTTCGGCAAGCGCCGGGCAGGACTCTCCCTGGAGGGCGGCCTGTGGGAGCTGGCCCCCTCGGGAACGCTCTCCGACGTCAGCCGGGAGCCGGACGGCTCGCTCTCCTGGCGCGGCCAGTTCGCCCGGGAGCTCACGGAGGAGTTGGGGCTCACCGCGCCCCTTGGCTCACTCAAGGCCTTCGCCCTGGTGGAGGACACTACCACGAACATCTGGGAGCTCGGTGTCTCCGCGGAGCTGGACATGGACCCCGGCGACGTGCTCGCCGCCTACGCCGGGCTGGAGCGCACCGAGCACGACCAGCTTTCCATCGTGCCCCTGGCCGACGTGCCCCGCTTCCACACGACGCGCCGCAAGGAGCTCACCGGCGTCACCGGCCCGTTGCTGGCCGCCGCCGGGTACATCGAACCCTGAGCGCAGCCGCCTCCCTGCCCGCCACAGCCGGGCCATGGCCCGGATCATGCATGCACGAGCGGGCACCGTATACGCAAGCAACCGGGAGGACCCAAGCGTGACCTTCACCTACCTCATCGTCGGAGCAGGCCCCACCGGCCTCGGCGCGGCCCGCCGCCTCAAGGAACTGGGCGTGGGCGACTTCGCCGTGCTGGAGGCCAACCCCTATCCGGGCGGCCTGTCGGCCAGCTTCACTGACGGCCAGGGCTTCACCTGGGACGTGGGCGGGCATGTGGTCTTCTCCCATTACGACTATTTCGACCGGATGCTCGACGAGGCCCTGGAGGGCAAATACCTGGAGCACCAGCGCGAAGCCTGGGTGCGCATCGCCAAGACCTGGGTGCCCTACCCCTTCCAGAACAACATCCGCTATCTGCCCCCTGAGCTGGTCTGGGAGTGCGTGCGCGGCCTGATGCCCGGCGCGCGGCCCTTCTGCGCCCCCGGCGAGGCCCCGGCCGACTTCATGCAGTGGATCGAGCACATCTTCGGCGCGGGCATCGCCCGGCTGTTCATGATGCCCTACAACTTCAAGGTCTGGGCCACGCCCCCCGAACTCATGAGCTACAAGTGGATCGGGGAGCGCGTGAGCGTGGTCGATCTGGAGCGCGTGCTCAAGAACGTGCTGTTGCAACTCGACGACGTGTCCTGGGGCCCCAACCACCTGTTCAAGTTCCCCCTGCACGGCGGCACGGGGGCCATCTACCGGCACGTGGCAGCCAAACTGGACGAGCACATCCGCTACAACCGCCGCGTCGTCGGCATCGACCATGCCGCCAAAGAGGTGCTCTGCGACACGGGCGAGCGCTTCGGCTACCAGCACCTGCTCTTCTCCGGCCCGCTGGACCTGCTGGTGCACGAGAAGCTCGGCGCCGTTCCCGACGCCGTGCGCGAGGCCGCCGGGCAGCTGGCCCACAGCGGCGGCTGGATCGGCGGCGTGGGCGTGGACGGCCCCAAGACGGACTCGCGCTGCTGGATGTATTTCCCCGAGTCGGACAACCCCTTCTACCGCGTCACCAACTTCCACCACTATTCGCCCAACAACACCCCCGACCCCGACGGCATGACCGTGCGCAAGCGCGCCTACATGACCGAGGTCAGCTTCTCGGAGCACAAGCCCGAACCCACCGGGCATCTGGACAGCGTGGTGGACGGTCTTGTAAACGTCTCGCTCATGACGCCAGCCGAGCGCGACGCCGTGGTCTCCACCTGGGAGATGCGCCTCGACTACTCCTACCCCGTCCCCACCCTGGGCCGCGACAAGGCCCTGGGCCTGATCCAGCCCTGGCTGGAGGAGCGCTCAATCTACGGGCGCGGCCGCTTCGGGGGGTGGAAGTACGAGGTGAGCAACATGGATCATTCCGTGATGCAGGGCGTCGAGTGGGCCGAGCGCATGGTCACCGGCAAACCGGAAACCACCTATACCCTCTGAGGTTCCCCTTGTCTGACGCCTTTTTCCCCCCCGACGTGTACGCCAAACGCCGCGAGGCCCTACGCGCACGCATGCGCGATGCGGGCCAGAGCGCCCTGCTGGTCTCCCACGCGGCCAACCGCTTCTACCTGAGCGGCTTCGAACTGCACGATTCGCAGTGCAACGAATCCTCGGGGATGCTGCTCATCCTCCCCAATGGGCGCGACAAGCTGCTCACCGACCCCCGGTTCCACGACGCCGCGCGGCGCGTATGGCCCGAGGAGGACATCTTCATCTACTCCGGCCACCGCCACACCCGCATCGGCGAGTTCCTCAAGGGCGCGCACAACGGCCCCATCGGCATCGAGACCAAGGCCATGAGCGTGGATTTCCACACCCGGCTGCGCGAGAACCTGGACCTGGCCCCCAGCGACGGGCTGGTGGAGGGGTTGCGGCGCATCAAGGAGCCCGCCGAGATCGATGCGCTGGAGCGCACCACGGCGCTCAACGAGCGCGTGATGCTGGCCGCGCCCGAGGTGCTTCAGCCCGGGCGCAGCGAGGGCGAGGCCGCCTGGCGGCTGGAGCAGCTCTTCCGTGATTTCGGTGCCAGCGAACTCTCCTTCGCGCCCATCGTGGCCGTGGACTCCAACGCCGCCCTGCCCCACGCCGAGCCGGGCCGCACGCTCATCACCGATGAGTGCATGGTGCTCGTGGACATGGGCGGACGCCTGGACGGCTACTGCTCCGACCAGACCCGAACCTTCTGGGTCGGCTCCAACCCGCCGGACCACTTCCTGCGCGCACTGGAGCGTACCCAGGAGGCCCAGGCCAAGGCTCTTGAGGTCATCCGCCCCGGCCTGCCCATAGCCGACGCCTACCGCGCGGCCTACGCCAGCTTCGAGCGCCACGGCGTAGAGAAGGCCTTCACCCACGCCCTTGGCCACGGCATCGGGCTGGAGACCCACGAGGCCCCCAGCGTCTCGCCCCTGGCAGAAGGCGTGCTGGAGCCGGGCATGGTCATCACTGTGGAGCCCGGCCTGTACTACCCCGAGTGGGGCGGCATCCGCTGGGAGCACACAGTCGTAGTCACGGAGGACGGCTGCCGCATTCTGGG
This genomic stretch from Fundidesulfovibrio soli harbors:
- a CDS encoding M24 family metallopeptidase, whose protein sequence is MSDAFFPPDVYAKRREALRARMRDAGQSALLVSHAANRFYLSGFELHDSQCNESSGMLLILPNGRDKLLTDPRFHDAARRVWPEEDIFIYSGHRHTRIGEFLKGAHNGPIGIETKAMSVDFHTRLRENLDLAPSDGLVEGLRRIKEPAEIDALERTTALNERVMLAAPEVLQPGRSEGEAAWRLEQLFRDFGASELSFAPIVAVDSNAALPHAEPGRTLITDECMVLVDMGGRLDGYCSDQTRTFWVGSNPPDHFLRALERTQEAQAKALEVIRPGLPIADAYRAAYASFERHGVEKAFTHALGHGIGLETHEAPSVSPLAEGVLEPGMVITVEPGLYYPEWGGIRWEHTVVVTEDGCRILGETGA
- a CDS encoding protoporphyrinogen/coproporphyrinogen oxidase; the encoded protein is MTFTYLIVGAGPTGLGAARRLKELGVGDFAVLEANPYPGGLSASFTDGQGFTWDVGGHVVFSHYDYFDRMLDEALEGKYLEHQREAWVRIAKTWVPYPFQNNIRYLPPELVWECVRGLMPGARPFCAPGEAPADFMQWIEHIFGAGIARLFMMPYNFKVWATPPELMSYKWIGERVSVVDLERVLKNVLLQLDDVSWGPNHLFKFPLHGGTGAIYRHVAAKLDEHIRYNRRVVGIDHAAKEVLCDTGERFGYQHLLFSGPLDLLVHEKLGAVPDAVREAAGQLAHSGGWIGGVGVDGPKTDSRCWMYFPESDNPFYRVTNFHHYSPNNTPDPDGMTVRKRAYMTEVSFSEHKPEPTGHLDSVVDGLVNVSLMTPAERDAVVSTWEMRLDYSYPVPTLGRDKALGLIQPWLEERSIYGRGRFGGWKYEVSNMDHSVMQGVEWAERMVTGKPETTYTL